From the Hyphomicrobium sp. ghe19 genome, one window contains:
- a CDS encoding flavin reductase family protein has translation MLHTSDLAMERPRPVDPGEFRSAMGDMPGAVTVITSWGPDGAPSGATLSAVVSLSLDPPQMLACFDHGSNTLAAIQSHGRFLVHVLAHGQQSVAMKFSGKSPDKFKGVEWEADVFGLPRIDGCVVAVACELDKIIESGDHKIVIGRVVEIERAGELNPMVYARRKMLPFESDGANQ, from the coding sequence ATGCTTCACACTAGCGACCTCGCGATGGAACGCCCGCGACCTGTCGATCCTGGTGAGTTTCGCTCGGCGATGGGCGACATGCCGGGCGCCGTTACGGTCATCACGTCATGGGGTCCCGACGGCGCGCCATCGGGGGCAACCCTTTCCGCGGTCGTTTCGCTATCCCTCGATCCGCCGCAGATGTTGGCGTGCTTCGATCATGGATCGAACACGCTCGCGGCCATCCAGTCTCATGGCCGTTTTCTGGTGCACGTGCTGGCGCACGGGCAGCAAAGCGTCGCAATGAAGTTCTCCGGCAAATCGCCGGATAAATTCAAAGGCGTGGAATGGGAGGCCGACGTTTTCGGGCTCCCGCGGATCGACGGGTGCGTTGTCGCGGTCGCATGCGAACTCGATAAGATCATCGAATCCGGTGACCACAAGATCGTCATCGGCCGGGTGGTCGAAATCGAGCGGGCGGGCGAGTTGAACCCCATGGTCTATGCGCGCCGAAAAATGCTGCCATTCGAAAGCGACGGAGCGAACCAATGA
- a CDS encoding EthD family reductase: MIRLTVIYNVPANATAFDAHYRDVHCPLVEKMPHLQGFSYSRGAVTSSDAAKPVHLVAYLDYASMADLEASLNSEAGKAAVADVANFADGGVTILTTEI, encoded by the coding sequence ATGATACGCCTCACGGTCATTTACAATGTCCCGGCCAACGCAACGGCGTTTGATGCCCACTACAGAGACGTGCATTGCCCGCTGGTTGAAAAGATGCCCCACCTTCAAGGCTTCAGCTATAGCCGCGGCGCCGTCACCAGCAGCGATGCCGCGAAGCCGGTGCATCTCGTCGCGTATCTCGACTATGCTTCCATGGCCGATCTTGAGGCGTCTCTCAACTCGGAAGCCGGCAAGGCGGCGGTGGCTGACGTCGCCAATTTCGCCGACGGCGGAGTAACGATCTTGACGACTGAGATCTAA